In one Alphaproteobacteria bacterium SS10 genomic region, the following are encoded:
- the era gene encoding GTPase Era, producing MTEQAETRCGFVALIGAPNAGKSTLLNALVGTKLAIVTPKVQTTRTRLLGVASEGASQLIYIDTPGIFQPKRRLDRAMVATAWQGAADADVTLWLVDAKRGLDDSAKSIAESLARDNRRVDLVLTKTDLIKPEQLLPLSAQINELAPINETFMISAPRNEGMERLRQYLEASVPLGPWHFPKDTLTDQAARILAAELTREALFLKLHQELPYGLAVETESWEEKEDGSVRIGQVIYVQRANHKAMVIGKGGQMIKSVGEAARQQISELLDQEVHLFLHAKVQENWADDPDHYRAIGLPFNV from the coding sequence ATGACGGAACAAGCTGAAACACGTTGCGGCTTCGTGGCCCTTATCGGGGCGCCCAATGCCGGTAAGTCTACGCTGCTGAATGCGTTGGTCGGCACCAAGCTGGCCATTGTGACGCCCAAGGTGCAAACCACGCGCACCCGCCTTCTAGGTGTGGCGAGTGAGGGGGCTAGCCAGCTGATCTATATCGACACGCCGGGCATCTTCCAGCCAAAGCGCCGCCTTGACCGGGCAATGGTTGCGACGGCCTGGCAGGGGGCGGCGGATGCGGATGTCACTCTGTGGTTGGTCGATGCAAAGCGTGGGTTAGATGACAGTGCGAAGAGTATTGCAGAGTCCCTGGCTCGCGATAATCGCCGGGTCGATTTGGTCCTGACCAAGACTGATTTGATTAAGCCGGAACAGCTGTTGCCGCTCTCCGCCCAGATCAATGAGCTGGCGCCAATCAATGAGACCTTCATGATCTCAGCCCCACGCAATGAGGGGATGGAACGGCTTCGCCAATATCTGGAGGCATCGGTGCCGCTGGGGCCGTGGCACTTCCCAAAGGATACGTTGACCGATCAGGCCGCGCGCATTCTGGCGGCTGAACTGACCCGTGAGGCGCTGTTCCTAAAACTCCATCAGGAGCTGCCCTATGGCTTGGCGGTCGAGACGGAGAGTTGGGAAGAGAAAGAGGATGGCTCAGTTCGTATTGGCCAGGTGATCTATGTTCAGCGGGCCAATCATAAGGCCATGGTGATCGGTAAGGGTGGCCAGATGATCAAATCCGTCGGTGAGGCCGCCCGACAGCAAATTTCAGAGTTGCTGGATCAGGAAGTGCACCTATTTCTCCATGCCAAGGTGCAGGAGAATTGGGCCGATGACCCGGACCATTACCGCGCAATTGGCCTGCCATTTAACGTCTAG
- the rnc gene encoding ribonuclease III, whose amino-acid sequence MTGATPQADTDLTNVLGHTFNDPTILTQALTHPSIIGTGAVTAEQAYERLEFLGDRVLGLVVAELLLEAFPTEREGDIAKRHSMLVRRETLAEVAAGIDLGHHIQATPGEVNDGVVVNQAILSDACEAVIAALYLDGGLEAARQFITRYWRDQVLAAEQPPQDAKTELQELMQSKGQPLPQYRLADRQGPDHAPVFTIEVTVKGQAPVSATGPSKQKAEQAAAGAMLKEIEQSS is encoded by the coding sequence ATGACCGGCGCCACCCCGCAGGCCGATACGGATCTGACAAACGTCCTTGGCCACACATTCAATGACCCAACAATCCTAACCCAGGCCCTGACCCATCCGAGCATTATCGGGACGGGTGCGGTGACCGCTGAGCAGGCCTATGAACGGCTTGAGTTTCTGGGCGACCGCGTCCTCGGCCTGGTAGTCGCAGAGCTATTGCTTGAGGCGTTCCCAACGGAGCGGGAAGGTGATATCGCCAAGCGGCATTCAATGCTGGTGCGCCGGGAAACCCTGGCCGAGGTGGCCGCAGGTATCGATCTTGGCCACCACATTCAGGCCACCCCGGGTGAAGTGAATGATGGGGTCGTGGTCAACCAGGCGATCCTGTCCGATGCCTGTGAGGCCGTGATTGCTGCCCTATATCTAGATGGCGGATTAGAGGCCGCACGTCAGTTCATCACGCGTTACTGGCGGGATCAGGTGCTGGCCGCAGAACAACCCCCACAAGATGCAAAGACTGAGCTGCAAGAGCTGATGCAGAGCAAGGGGCAACCATTGCCGCAGTACCGATTGGCTGACCGGCAGGGGCCTGATCACGCCCCGGTCTTTACCATTGAGGTAACGGTGAAAGGCCAGGCGCCAGTATCGGCCACCGGCCCATCAAAGCAGAAAGCTGAGCAAGCCGCCGCTGGCGCCATGCTGAAAGAAATTGAACAGTCGTCATGA
- the lepB gene encoding signal peptidase I, whose amino-acid sequence MGRVALTDHFLKPGGGAAPQSKPKTEGGFGEVLKIFLSAFFIAFLIRSFVYEPFSIPSSSMEPTLLVGDTLFVSKFAYGYGPYSIPFVKMPFEGRIFGSDPQRGDIVVFKLPRDDSTDYIKRIVGLPGDVVDMSGGMLYVNDELVERDFKGEVVNFISGIRYTRKLYNQELPDGHKFQIFENSDNAPLDNTVPYTVPAGHYFMMGDNRDGSQDSRAFNDVGYVPVENIVGRADRVFYSVKPGEPWWQVWRWGQVMRGSRTFASLYREPE is encoded by the coding sequence ATGGGACGCGTTGCGTTGACCGATCATTTTCTAAAACCAGGTGGCGGTGCCGCGCCGCAGTCAAAACCAAAGACTGAAGGCGGCTTTGGCGAGGTGCTCAAAATCTTTTTGAGCGCGTTCTTCATCGCGTTCCTGATCCGCAGCTTTGTCTATGAGCCATTCAGTATTCCATCCAGCTCAATGGAGCCAACGCTGTTGGTTGGCGACACGCTGTTTGTCTCCAAATTCGCCTATGGCTACGGCCCGTACTCAATCCCGTTCGTGAAGATGCCCTTTGAGGGGCGCATCTTTGGCTCAGACCCACAGCGGGGGGACATCGTCGTCTTCAAGCTGCCCCGTGATGATTCCACGGATTACATCAAACGGATCGTCGGCCTTCCCGGTGATGTGGTCGATATGAGCGGCGGCATGCTCTACGTGAATGACGAGCTTGTCGAACGTGACTTTAAGGGTGAGGTGGTCAATTTCATCAGCGGCATCCGCTACACCCGTAAGCTCTATAATCAGGAGCTCCCTGACGGGCATAAGTTCCAGATTTTTGAGAATAGCGACAACGCCCCGCTCGACAACACGGTGCCCTATACCGTGCCGGCAGGGCACTATTTCATGATGGGTGATAACCGTGACGGGTCGCAGGATAGCCGGGCGTTCAACGATGTTGGCTACGTACCAGTTGAGAACATTGTCGGCCGCGCTGATCGGGTCTTCTACTCGGTGAAACCGGGTGAACCATGGTGGCAAGTCTGGCGCTGGGGCCAAGTTATGCGTGGCAGCCGAACCTTCGCCAGCCTGTATCGTGAGCCGGAATGA
- the acpS gene encoding holo-ACP synthase: MIIGIGSDIIDIRRIEKTIDRFGQRFINRVFTPLEIAKAERRRLTVPTYAKRFAAKEACSKALGTGFRAGVFMKDLGVINLPSGKPTMALTNGAGVRLEKITPEGHEAVIHLTITDEPPYAQALVIIEALPIGSPGLAQ; this comes from the coding sequence ATGATCATCGGAATCGGCAGCGACATCATCGATATCCGGCGGATTGAGAAGACCATTGATCGGTTTGGTCAGCGGTTCATCAACCGTGTCTTCACGCCGTTGGAGATTGCCAAGGCGGAACGCAGACGCTTGACCGTGCCAACCTATGCCAAACGGTTCGCGGCCAAGGAGGCCTGCTCGAAGGCGCTTGGTACCGGTTTTCGGGCCGGCGTTTTCATGAAGGATCTAGGCGTGATCAACCTACCGTCCGGTAAGCCAACCATGGCACTTACCAACGGCGCTGGTGTCCGGCTTGAGAAGATCACACCGGAGGGGCATGAGGCGGTTATTCACCTCACGATCACGGATGAGCCACCCTATGCCCAGGCGCTGGTGATCATTGAGGCATTGCCGATTGGTTCACCCGGCCTCGCGCAATAA
- a CDS encoding pyridoxine 5'-phosphate synthase — protein MTEPLRLGVNIDHVATIRNARGGNHPEPVRAASAAVAAGADGITIHLREDRRHIRDADVPAIIQEVDVPVNLEIAATDEMRAIAADNLPRAVCIVPERREEVTTEGGLNVLADEQRLKEFIVPLSMAGIRVSLFIDPEPAQVEASARVGAGAIELHTGAYAGAFHDEAQRNLELARLIKAAASTKGTGMECHAGHGLTFENVGLVAKIPEVVELNIGHFLVGEAVFTGLQPAIQRMRSLMDAARREVLQVAT, from the coding sequence ATGACTGAACCATTGCGTCTTGGCGTCAATATTGACCACGTGGCGACCATTCGAAATGCCCGTGGTGGCAATCACCCAGAGCCGGTTCGTGCGGCATCCGCCGCTGTAGCCGCTGGCGCTGATGGCATCACCATCCACCTGCGTGAGGACCGGCGCCATATCCGCGATGCCGATGTGCCAGCCATCATCCAAGAGGTTGATGTGCCGGTGAATCTAGAGATCGCGGCCACAGATGAGATGCGGGCCATCGCCGCCGATAACCTCCCACGGGCTGTCTGCATCGTACCGGAGCGGCGGGAAGAGGTGACAACCGAGGGGGGCTTAAACGTCCTGGCAGACGAGCAGCGCCTGAAGGAATTCATCGTGCCGCTATCCATGGCTGGTATCCGGGTTTCATTGTTTATCGATCCAGAGCCAGCGCAGGTTGAGGCATCCGCACGGGTCGGCGCTGGCGCTATTGAGCTGCATACCGGCGCCTATGCGGGGGCATTTCATGATGAAGCACAGCGGAACCTTGAGCTGGCACGGCTGATCAAAGCGGCGGCAAGCACCAAGGGTACTGGTATGGAATGCCATGCAGGTCATGGCCTCACATTTGAGAATGTTGGCCTAGTCGCCAAAATCCCAGAGGTGGTTGAGCTTAATATCGGCCATTTCCTGGTGGGGGAGGCGGTGTTCACCGGCCTTCAGCCAGCGATCCAACGCATGCGCTCACTCATGGATGCGGCGCGGCGTGAGGTTCTGCAGGTCGCCACATGA
- a CDS encoding DUF2062 domain-containing protein — MVKYLRYRVLRLAASPYAVATGFACGVAMSFTPLIGLHFVIAAIIAFPLRGSVIAAALGTLVGNPLTFPLMWGCSYHMGLFMLGRGGLFAGDATSGFGDALTNMSAETLMTNLGDITLPWLLGSMVVGPIFAMIAFVIVRFAVAQYRERRPAELKARFLARRAAREEAKHEAAAAKASDAIQAPGAAE, encoded by the coding sequence GTGGTTAAGTATCTGCGCTATCGCGTCCTGCGCTTGGCTGCATCCCCTTACGCCGTGGCCACCGGATTTGCTTGCGGCGTGGCCATGTCCTTTACGCCGCTTATCGGTCTTCACTTCGTTATTGCCGCGATTATTGCGTTCCCGCTTAGGGGCAGTGTGATTGCCGCCGCGCTTGGCACGCTGGTTGGCAACCCGCTGACCTTCCCGCTGATGTGGGGATGTTCCTACCATATGGGCCTGTTCATGCTTGGCCGTGGTGGGTTGTTCGCCGGTGATGCCACCAGCGGGTTTGGTGATGCGCTCACCAATATGAGTGCGGAAACCCTGATGACCAATTTGGGGGATATCACCCTGCCTTGGCTGCTTGGCAGCATGGTGGTCGGACCTATCTTTGCGATGATTGCCTTTGTGATCGTCCGCTTTGCCGTCGCCCAATATCGTGAGCGTCGCCCGGCTGAATTGAAGGCGCGCTTCCTCGCCCGTCGCGCAGCACGGGAAGAGGCAAAGCATGAAGCCGCGGCGGCAAAGGCATCGGATGCCATTCAAGCACCTGGTGCCGCCGAATAG
- a CDS encoding bifunctional (p)ppGpp synthetase/guanosine-3',5'-bis(diphosphate) 3'-pyrophosphohydrolase has translation MIRQYELVERVKAYDPHVDEDALNRAYVFSMKAHGSQTRASGDPYFTHPLEVAGILTSLRLDGASIITALLHDTVEDTDATEEEIVTLFGQEVANLVEGVTKLSQIKLNSDQSKQAENFRKLVLAMSEDIRVLLVKLADRLHNMRTIHFIPKEEKRRRIARETLEIYAPLAERIGVAKMKEELEDLSFSQLVPEARDSILTRLEYLRKEGSSLVDRIVTELKDTINADEIDVEIYGREKTPYSIWRKMQRQNVAFEQLSDIMAFRILAPDIGTCYQVLGIIHGAYPLVPGRFKDYISTPKPNGYRSLHTTVIGPERQRIEIQIRTKDMHESAELGVAAHWAYKQGAPGEDAPKLKWLRDFLDILDNAQRPEEFLEHTKLDLYQDQVFCFSPRGDVIALPSGSTTVDFAYAVHSDIGDTCVGAKVNGRLVPLDTTLNNGDQVEIQTSKKQTPSPTWERFVVTGKARARIRRFVRSQQREEYASLGKAMVQKVFRQEGYEFTEKAVTNVLKQMRFDENDDLYAAVGMGNLTSREVFSTIFPGHRSAQQEDKPKPEENVVPIAKARQQRRRKSDHPVPIRGLIPGLALHFARCCHPLPGDRIVGIVTSGKGVTIHTIDCDTLESFAETPERWIDVAWDVGPEAPEEHTGRLSITLANEPGSLGTLSTVIGKNEGNILNLKVTNRSLDFWEMLIDVQVKDLRHLTNIIAALRATPVINAVDRAQGR, from the coding sequence ATGATCCGCCAGTATGAGCTTGTCGAGCGCGTAAAAGCCTACGACCCCCATGTGGATGAAGACGCGCTAAACCGCGCTTATGTCTTCTCGATGAAGGCGCACGGGTCGCAAACCCGCGCCTCGGGTGACCCATACTTCACCCACCCGCTGGAAGTGGCGGGCATCCTAACCAGCCTGCGCTTGGATGGTGCCTCAATCATCACCGCGCTGTTGCATGACACGGTGGAAGACACCGATGCGACGGAAGAGGAGATCGTCACCCTCTTCGGTCAGGAGGTGGCCAACCTGGTTGAGGGGGTTACCAAGCTTAGCCAGATAAAGCTGAACTCTGACCAATCCAAACAGGCTGAGAATTTCCGCAAGCTTGTCCTCGCCATGTCCGAGGATATCCGGGTGTTATTGGTCAAACTGGCCGACCGCCTGCACAACATGCGCACCATCCACTTCATCCCGAAGGAGGAGAAGCGCCGCCGGATCGCCCGTGAGACCCTGGAAATCTACGCACCGCTAGCGGAGCGTATTGGCGTTGCCAAAATGAAGGAGGAGTTGGAAGACCTATCCTTCTCCCAACTGGTTCCAGAGGCGCGCGACAGTATCCTGACCCGGCTTGAATACCTTCGTAAGGAAGGTAGTAGCCTCGTCGATCGCATCGTCACAGAGCTCAAAGACACAATTAACGCGGACGAGATCGACGTCGAAATCTATGGCCGTGAGAAAACGCCATATTCGATCTGGCGGAAGATGCAGCGCCAGAATGTGGCTTTTGAACAGCTCTCTGACATCATGGCGTTTCGGATTTTGGCGCCCGATATCGGTACCTGTTATCAGGTTTTGGGCATCATCCACGGTGCCTATCCGCTCGTCCCCGGTAGGTTCAAAGATTACATCTCAACGCCAAAACCGAACGGTTATCGCAGCCTGCACACCACGGTTATCGGCCCAGAGCGGCAGCGGATTGAAATTCAAATCCGCACCAAGGATATGCATGAGAGCGCCGAACTCGGCGTTGCCGCCCACTGGGCGTACAAGCAGGGCGCACCAGGTGAGGACGCGCCAAAGCTGAAATGGCTGCGCGACTTCCTCGACATCCTTGATAACGCCCAACGGCCGGAAGAGTTCCTCGAGCATACCAAGCTCGACCTCTACCAGGATCAGGTCTTCTGTTTCTCGCCGCGCGGTGATGTGATCGCGCTGCCTAGCGGTTCGACCACCGTCGACTTCGCCTATGCGGTCCACTCTGACATCGGTGACACCTGTGTCGGGGCCAAGGTAAATGGCCGTCTGGTCCCACTCGACACCACGTTGAACAATGGCGATCAGGTTGAGATCCAGACCTCGAAAAAGCAAACGCCATCACCGACTTGGGAACGCTTCGTCGTCACCGGTAAGGCCCGGGCCCGTATCCGTCGCTTCGTCCGCTCTCAACAGCGGGAAGAGTACGCATCACTCGGCAAGGCGATGGTGCAGAAGGTGTTCCGCCAAGAGGGGTATGAGTTCACTGAGAAGGCGGTGACCAACGTTCTCAAGCAAATGCGCTTTGATGAGAATGATGATCTCTATGCTGCCGTTGGTATGGGCAACCTGACCAGCCGTGAGGTGTTCTCAACGATCTTCCCGGGCCATCGCAGTGCCCAGCAGGAAGACAAGCCAAAGCCAGAAGAGAATGTGGTGCCAATCGCCAAGGCGCGCCAACAGCGGCGCCGGAAGAGCGATCACCCGGTGCCAATTCGTGGCTTGATCCCAGGCTTGGCCTTGCACTTTGCCCGTTGTTGCCACCCGCTGCCGGGTGACCGAATTGTCGGCATTGTTACCTCGGGTAAGGGCGTGACGATCCACACCATCGATTGCGACACGCTAGAGAGTTTCGCCGAGACGCCAGAGCGTTGGATCGATGTTGCCTGGGATGTTGGGCCAGAAGCACCGGAAGAGCATACGGGCCGCCTCAGCATTACCCTGGCGAATGAGCCAGGTAGCCTTGGCACGCTCTCAACCGTGATCGGTAAGAATGAGGGCAACATCCTCAACCTCAAGGTGACCAACCGGTCCCTAGATTTCTGGGAGATGTTGATCGATGTGCAGGTCAAAGATTTGCGCCATTTGACCAACATTATCGCGGCCCTTCGGGCGACGCCTGTAATCAATGCGGTGGACCGCGCGCAGGGCCGTTAG
- the rpoZ gene encoding DNA-directed RNA polymerase subunit omega, whose protein sequence is MARVTVEDCVEKVPNRFDLVMLASQRAREIGGGTPLHIERDNDKNPVVALREIAEDKLEHEALREALITSHQRVTAEPEPMAPAAEVLLEAAQPEEGVEEGQEPTGISTAAIQPAMGAYRFEDDQDAIEDK, encoded by the coding sequence ATGGCACGCGTTACCGTTGAAGATTGCGTCGAGAAGGTTCCAAACCGTTTTGATCTCGTCATGCTGGCCTCCCAGCGTGCACGTGAAATCGGTGGTGGCACCCCACTGCATATCGAGCGTGACAACGACAAAAACCCAGTGGTCGCCCTGCGTGAGATCGCTGAAGACAAGTTGGAGCATGAGGCGCTTCGTGAAGCCCTGATCACCAGCCATCAGCGTGTCACCGCCGAGCCAGAGCCAATGGCACCAGCCGCCGAGGTTCTGCTTGAGGCAGCGCAACCAGAAGAAGGTGTTGAGGAAGGCCAAGAGCCTACCGGTATCTCAACTGCTGCCATTCAACCGGCCATGGGCGCCTATCGGTTCGAAGACGACCAGGATGCGATTGAAGACAAGTAA
- the folK gene encoding 2-amino-4-hydroxy-6-hydroxymethyldihydropteridine diphosphokinase — protein sequence MKLVALGSNLPHPDIGPPLAVIEAACTAMGQAGIKILRRSNWYETHPVPVSDQPNFVNGVVEVSFEGTSDSLLATLHGIEQQLGRQRTVVNAARIVDLDLLAFDAEIQEGPGLILPHPRLHERRFVLQPISDIDPNWQHPRLGKTAAMLLQALPPAAPGDTVPLS from the coding sequence ATGAAACTGGTGGCGCTTGGCAGTAATTTGCCCCACCCGGATATTGGCCCACCGCTGGCGGTCATTGAGGCCGCCTGTACCGCGATGGGGCAGGCCGGCATCAAGATCCTGCGACGGTCCAATTGGTATGAAACCCATCCGGTTCCGGTTAGCGATCAGCCCAATTTTGTGAACGGTGTGGTTGAAGTCTCGTTTGAGGGGACATCAGACTCCTTGCTGGCGACCCTGCATGGGATTGAACAACAGCTGGGTCGTCAGCGGACGGTGGTGAATGCCGCGCGCATCGTTGATCTGGATTTGCTCGCTTTTGATGCCGAGATTCAGGAAGGGCCGGGCCTTATCCTGCCGCATCCAAGGCTGCATGAACGACGGTTTGTTCTGCAGCCGATTAGCGATATTGATCCCAATTGGCAGCACCCCCGCCTTGGAAAAACAGCAGCCATGCTGCTTCAGGCCTTGCCCCCTGCGGCGCCGGGCGATACGGTGCCCCTATCCTGA
- a CDS encoding NYN domain-containing protein has product MIIYKQERLAMFIDGANLYHAAKNLDFDIDYKSLLRWATQRGRLIRAYYYTAIDEDQEYSPLKPLVDWLDYNGYTMVTKRPKEFTDSAGRRKTRGNMDVELAVDVMELAPHLDHVMLFSGDGDFAPLVDAIQRKGLRVTVISTTRTNPPMVADELRRKADNFFDLSDLVEEFARADRDEPRRPRRRQDEDDDYDDEDDY; this is encoded by the coding sequence ATGATCATTTATAAACAAGAGCGCCTGGCGATGTTTATCGACGGCGCCAATCTTTACCACGCCGCGAAGAACCTCGATTTCGACATCGATTACAAATCACTGCTTCGCTGGGCGACCCAGCGTGGCCGGTTAATCCGCGCCTATTACTATACCGCGATTGATGAGGATCAGGAGTACTCCCCCCTCAAGCCACTGGTCGATTGGCTCGATTACAATGGCTACACCATGGTCACCAAGCGACCGAAAGAGTTCACGGATAGCGCCGGCCGCCGCAAAACCCGCGGCAACATGGATGTGGAACTGGCCGTCGATGTGATGGAGCTCGCGCCCCATCTAGATCATGTCATGCTGTTCTCTGGTGATGGTGACTTTGCCCCGCTTGTCGATGCCATTCAGCGCAAAGGCCTCCGGGTGACTGTGATCAGCACCACCCGCACCAACCCGCCCATGGTTGCGGATGAGCTTCGCCGCAAAGCCGACAACTTCTTTGACCTCTCGGATCTGGTTGAGGAGTTTGCCCGCGCAGATCGTGATGAACCACGCCGTCCCCGCCGCCGCCAGGATGAGGACGATGACTATGATGATGAGGATGACTACTAA
- a CDS encoding uracil-DNA glycosylase has protein sequence MTFIPAPPSDCSDCPRLSQFLADTRVKLPDYHNAPVPSFGPTDAELLIVGLAPGMHGANQTGRPFTGDYAGDLLYATLGKFGFATGTYAKRPDDGLQLTGCRVTNAVRCVPPQNKPETKEIATCRPYLTGELDLLPNLKAVLTLGLIAHKSTLAAIGLKQSYVPFTHGGKHEVGKPWKLFGSYHCSRYNTNTGRLTTEMFEAVFQGIRTHLDQA, from the coding sequence ATGACCTTCATCCCTGCCCCACCGAGCGATTGCTCAGACTGCCCGCGCCTGTCCCAGTTCCTAGCCGACACGCGGGTTAAGCTGCCCGATTATCATAACGCGCCGGTGCCATCATTTGGCCCAACGGATGCAGAGTTGCTGATCGTAGGCCTCGCACCCGGCATGCATGGGGCCAATCAAACCGGACGTCCATTCACCGGCGATTATGCCGGTGACCTGCTCTACGCCACCCTCGGTAAGTTCGGGTTTGCCACGGGCACTTATGCCAAGCGTCCGGATGATGGCCTTCAGCTTACCGGTTGCCGGGTCACCAATGCGGTTCGTTGTGTGCCACCGCAGAACAAGCCAGAAACCAAAGAGATTGCCACCTGTCGGCCCTATCTGACTGGTGAGCTCGACCTACTGCCCAATCTGAAGGCGGTGCTGACCCTTGGGCTGATCGCCCATAAATCAACACTTGCCGCCATTGGCCTAAAGCAGAGCTATGTCCCCTTCACCCATGGCGGGAAGCATGAGGTGGGCAAGCCTTGGAAGCTGTTCGGCAGCTATCACTGCTCACGCTACAACACCAATACAGGACGTCTGACGACCGAGATGTTCGAGGCAGTGTTTCAGGGCATTCGCACCCATTTAGACCAAGCATAA
- a CDS encoding RidA family protein yields the protein MIEETLQKLGLTLPNAAAPAANYVPSVQHGSLLFISGQLPLLDGRLFATGKLGAEVDLETGQQAARHCALNILAQLNRAIDGDWSKFDRIIKLTSFVNSTPEFADHHLVTNGCSDLLGEVLGDAGRHSRSAVGMGNLPLNAAVEIEAIVGLK from the coding sequence ATGATCGAAGAAACTTTACAAAAGCTGGGGTTAACCCTGCCCAATGCCGCCGCACCCGCCGCTAATTACGTGCCCAGCGTGCAGCATGGCAGCCTCTTGTTCATTTCCGGCCAGTTGCCACTGCTAGACGGTAGGTTATTCGCCACTGGAAAACTGGGCGCCGAGGTTGATCTGGAAACCGGGCAACAGGCGGCACGCCATTGCGCCCTTAACATTTTGGCCCAGCTGAACCGTGCAATTGACGGCGATTGGTCAAAGTTTGATCGGATCATCAAACTGACCAGCTTCGTTAACTCCACACCTGAATTCGCTGACCACCACCTCGTCACCAACGGCTGCTCTGACTTGCTGGGTGAGGTTTTGGGTGACGCTGGCCGCCATAGCCGGTCCGCTGTTGGTATGGGCAATCTGCCCCTGAATGCTGCGGTTGAGATCGAGGCAATTGTTGGCCTGAAGTAA
- a CDS encoding N-acetyltransferase produces the protein MPDTADPENQLTVEVAHGLDQIDRDVWDACAGTDNPFLSYDFLHALEASGSATADTGWLPAHMLIKRPVHGDVVAVAPLYLKGHSQGEYVFDHGWAHALESAGGDYYPKLQGAVPFSPVTGPRILVRPDADKQWLYYLAARGMEQIGERYDISSIHVTFLTEEEWTALGDAGWLQRTGCQYHWYNQGYESFDDFLGALNSRKRKAVRKERREVAETGLTMRHLTGDDLTPEVWDRFFQFYLDTSGRKWGSAYLTRDFFHMIGETMADKCLLVAAEDDGEMIAGAFNMIGGNALYGRNWGCLDRYKNLHFEACYYQAIDFAIEHKLELVEAGAQGEHKIQRGYLPTKTYSAHFIYNPRFREAVDDFLTRERPAINRQIKYLGEESPYKQGD, from the coding sequence ATGCCCGATACCGCAGATCCCGAAAACCAGCTGACAGTTGAGGTCGCACACGGCCTCGACCAGATCGACCGCGACGTGTGGGATGCCTGCGCCGGGACCGATAACCCGTTTCTAAGCTACGACTTCCTGCATGCGTTGGAGGCCAGCGGATCAGCCACGGCAGATACCGGCTGGTTACCGGCCCATATGCTGATCAAGCGCCCTGTGCATGGCGATGTGGTCGCGGTTGCCCCGCTCTATCTCAAAGGGCATTCCCAGGGCGAGTATGTCTTTGACCATGGCTGGGCCCATGCGTTGGAAAGTGCGGGTGGCGACTACTATCCAAAGCTGCAAGGGGCCGTCCCCTTCTCCCCTGTCACTGGCCCACGGATCCTGGTGCGCCCCGACGCGGACAAGCAATGGCTCTACTACCTTGCCGCGCGTGGGATGGAGCAGATCGGCGAGCGCTACGACATCTCCTCAATCCATGTGACCTTCCTAACCGAGGAGGAATGGACAGCCCTTGGCGATGCCGGTTGGCTGCAAAGAACGGGCTGCCAATACCATTGGTATAATCAGGGCTATGAGAGTTTTGATGACTTCCTAGGCGCCCTCAATTCCCGCAAGCGAAAGGCCGTACGCAAGGAACGGCGTGAGGTGGCGGAAACCGGCTTGACCATGCGCCATTTGACCGGCGATGACCTAACACCGGAGGTTTGGGACCGGTTTTTCCAATTCTACCTGGACACCAGTGGTCGCAAGTGGGGCAGCGCCTACCTAACCCGAGACTTCTTCCACATGATCGGGGAGACGATGGCCGATAAGTGCCTGCTGGTTGCCGCCGAAGATGACGGTGAGATGATTGCCGGTGCGTTCAACATGATTGGCGGCAACGCCCTTTATGGCCGCAACTGGGGTTGCCTTGATCGGTATAAGAACCTGCATTTTGAGGCCTGCTACTACCAGGCGATCGATTTCGCGATTGAGCATAAGCTGGAATTGGTTGAGGCCGGTGCCCAGGGTGAACACAAGATCCAGCGCGGCTACCTGCCAACAAAAACCTACTCTGCCCACTTCATCTACAACCCACGCTTCCGCGAAGCGGTGGATGACTTCCTAACCCGCGAACGCCCAGCGATTAATCGCCAGATCAAATATCTGGGCGAAGAGAGCCCTTATAAGCAGGGGGACTAA